One Piscinibacter lacus genomic window, GCGAAATGCTCGGCCCCATGCTCGCCAGCATCCACAACCTGCACTACTACCAGCAGCTCACCCGCGAGATGCGCGCGGCGATCGAGGCGGGGCAGTTCGGGGTGTGGCGCGGGCGGTTTGCGGCGGATCGAGGGCGGGGGGTGTGAACCTGCCGTGTACCGACGGCGGCTGACCGCTCGACCTGGCCTCACCCGTCAAGCCCGCTTCGCCATCCCTCGAATCTTTTGCGCCTGATCACCTGGCCCTGTCACGACCTTCTTCATGCCATGACCCTCGACACCGTTGAACTCCTCGCCGGCCCGGCCGGCGCCGCCCCTGTCGCCACCGTGATCGTGCTGCACGGCCTGGGGGCCGATGGGCATGACTTCGTGCCGGTCTGCCGCGAGCTGGATCTCTCGGCCCTCGGCGCGGTGCGCTATGTGCTGCCGCATGCGCCCAAGCGGCCGGTGACGATCAATGGCGGCTATGTGATGCGCGCCTGGTACGACATCCGCGAGGCCGACCTGCTGCGCCGCGAGGACGAGGCCAGCCTGCGCGAATCGCAGGCCCAGATCGATGCGCTGATCGCGGCCGAGATCGCGCGCGGCATGCCCAGCCAGCGCATCGTGCTGATGGGTTTCTCGCAGGGCTGCGCCATGACGCTGATGGTCGGCCTGCGCCAGCCGAATCGCCTGGCCGGCCTGGTGGGCCTGTCGGGCTACCTGCCGCTGGCGGGGACGACGGCGGCCGAGCGCCATGCGGCCAATGCGGCCACGCCGATCTTCCTGGCCCATGGCGACTGGGACCCGATCATCCCAATCGCGCGGGCCGAGGCGTCGCGCGACCAGCTCGCGGCCCTGGGCCATGCGGTGGACTGGCAGCGCTACCCCATGCCTCACTCGGTGAGCCCGGAGGAGATCGAGGCCATCGAGGCCTTCCTCCTGCGCGTGCTGGCCGCGCCGGCGGGCTGAGCCTGCGGGCGGGGCCGCCCGGCCCGGCCGGTGATTCGGGGCGGGCTGACCGGCTTCAGGCAACGGGGCCGCCCCAGCCGGCCCGCCGGCTCAGCGCTCCAGCGGCACTCTCACCGAGCCCTGCACGGTCACGGCCGGCAGCAGCAGGTCGCGTGACACGCTGCTCGCATATTGCAGATGGGCGCCGTG contains:
- a CDS encoding alpha/beta hydrolase, with amino-acid sequence MTLDTVELLAGPAGAAPVATVIVLHGLGADGHDFVPVCRELDLSALGAVRYVLPHAPKRPVTINGGYVMRAWYDIREADLLRREDEASLRESQAQIDALIAAEIARGMPSQRIVLMGFSQGCAMTLMVGLRQPNRLAGLVGLSGYLPLAGTTAAERHAANAATPIFLAHGDWDPIIPIARAEASRDQLAALGHAVDWQRYPMPHSVSPEEIEAIEAFLLRVLAAPAG